In Bacteroidota bacterium, one DNA window encodes the following:
- a CDS encoding ABC transporter permease: MQLKLPGNFSYTVAIAWQAIAANKLRALLTSLGIIFGVGSVIAMLSVGRGAEQEILEQMKLLGANNIVIKPIVEQSEGKTSKDDDAKKAEKKRFSPGLSMEDARGIRAVIPEVTDVSPEIVDDLTVLRNGYKRTAKLVGVEPSYFSLSDFSLSQGEHFSRAQIDEAAPVCIIGSGIRAKFFPQDEPIGKSIKCGNVWLTVVGILRERNISEADIKHLGIRDYNMDVYTPVSTALLRFKNRSLLTRKMVTDAQRETDEDEETSKPSENYNQLDRLTVRVASTEHISQIAETITRMLERRHNRVIDFEVEVPELLLKQEQRTKDIFNIVLGAIASISLVVGGIGIMNIMLASVIERTREIGVRRAIGARSRDITFQFLSEAVTLCLAGGIIGIVFGIAMSFAIRTFASVNTIVTPISVVISFGVAVSVGLVFGIVPARRAAHQDPIEALRYE; this comes from the coding sequence ATGCAGTTGAAGCTCCCCGGGAATTTCAGCTATACCGTTGCGATCGCATGGCAGGCAATCGCGGCGAATAAGCTGCGTGCGTTGCTCACATCGCTCGGTATTATCTTCGGTGTCGGTTCGGTGATCGCCATGTTATCCGTAGGGCGCGGAGCCGAGCAAGAGATCCTCGAGCAGATGAAGCTCCTCGGCGCGAACAATATCGTCATCAAGCCCATTGTCGAACAGTCGGAAGGCAAAACCTCGAAGGATGACGACGCAAAGAAAGCAGAGAAGAAACGCTTTTCGCCGGGACTGTCGATGGAGGATGCACGAGGAATCCGTGCGGTAATCCCGGAGGTTACCGACGTCAGCCCGGAGATCGTCGATGATCTAACTGTTCTCCGAAACGGATATAAACGGACGGCGAAACTCGTCGGGGTAGAACCGTCATATTTCTCATTGTCCGATTTTAGCCTTTCGCAAGGTGAGCACTTCAGCCGTGCACAGATCGACGAAGCGGCACCGGTGTGTATCATCGGCAGTGGTATTCGTGCAAAGTTCTTCCCGCAGGATGAACCGATCGGCAAGAGCATCAAATGTGGGAATGTCTGGCTGACGGTCGTCGGGATATTGCGCGAACGCAACATCAGTGAAGCGGATATCAAACACCTTGGGATCCGCGATTATAATATGGATGTCTACACTCCGGTCTCCACTGCGTTGTTGCGCTTTAAGAACCGCTCACTGCTGACTCGTAAGATGGTAACCGATGCGCAGCGTGAAACCGACGAGGACGAAGAAACATCGAAGCCGAGCGAGAATTATAATCAACTCGACCGCCTCACCGTCCGTGTTGCATCCACCGAACATATTTCTCAGATCGCCGAGACGATCACGCGGATGCTCGAACGACGCCATAACCGAGTGATCGATTTTGAAGTGGAGGTGCCGGAATTGCTTCTAAAACAGGAACAGCGCACAAAAGATATTTTTAATATCGTGCTCGGTGCCATCGCGTCGATCTCGCTTGTCGTAGGGGGGATCGGTATTATGAATATCATGCTCGCCTCGGTGATCGAACGCACACGCGAGATCGGCGTGCGCCGGGCCATTGGCGCACGGAGCCGCGATATAACCTTTCAATTTCTGAGCGAAGCGGTCACTCTCTGTCTGGCAGGCGGCATTATCGGGATCGTGTTCGGCATTGCGATGAGTTTCGCGATCCGAACGTTCGCAAGCGTCAACACGATCGTTACACCGATCTCCGTTGTCATCTCGTTTGGTGTTGCCGTGAGTGTCGGTCTCGTCTTCGGTATCGTACCCGCGCGCCGTGCTGCGCATCAGGATCCAATCGAAGCCCTGCGCTATGAATAA
- a CDS encoding efflux RND transporter periplasmic adaptor subunit, which translates to MKRRVWMILGLVAVAALGIWWFAVKAPAEDSGGVLVSPKRGEFMITVTTTGELSAKNSKDIRGPQGVGQIGIWQMKISNLVAEGTQVKTGDFVAEIDQTDVASKMKDGELAIQKAQAEYNSARLDTALTLSQAREDIVTLEFAEQQSKLLKEQSVYEAPAVRKQVDLDFEKTERQLKQSKTNYQTKVAQAVAKMQTVGADLAREQQKLQRMTEVMQQFRITAPAPGIVVYYREWNGKKRTVGSQINEWSPTVATIPDLDTMESVTYVNEVDIQKIKVGMQVRLGLDSDPSKKYTGEVTSVANIGEQRPNSDSKVFEVRILIREKDTTLRPSMTTSNTIYVSTLPNKLYVPLECLHPEGSQTFVYKKDGGQIVKQQVQVGETNENEATIVQGLSEKDRVFLSVPSEERRRSATVRTLPKIDSAKTTQPS; encoded by the coding sequence ATGAAACGAAGAGTGTGGATGATCCTCGGCCTTGTCGCAGTCGCAGCGCTCGGCATTTGGTGGTTTGCCGTCAAAGCGCCGGCGGAAGATAGTGGTGGAGTCCTCGTTTCGCCGAAGCGAGGGGAGTTCATGATCACTGTCACGACGACGGGCGAGCTCTCTGCGAAGAACTCCAAAGATATTCGCGGCCCGCAAGGCGTTGGGCAGATTGGCATCTGGCAAATGAAGATTTCGAATCTCGTTGCGGAAGGGACACAAGTCAAGACCGGCGATTTTGTCGCTGAGATCGACCAAACCGACGTTGCGAGTAAGATGAAGGATGGCGAGCTTGCAATCCAAAAAGCCCAAGCCGAATACAATTCTGCCCGTCTCGATACTGCACTCACATTATCACAAGCCCGCGAAGATATCGTTACACTCGAATTTGCCGAGCAGCAATCGAAGTTATTGAAGGAGCAGTCGGTCTACGAAGCCCCGGCAGTTCGTAAACAGGTCGATCTCGATTTTGAAAAAACCGAGCGACAGCTTAAACAATCGAAGACGAACTATCAAACAAAGGTAGCACAAGCGGTCGCGAAGATGCAGACCGTCGGCGCCGATCTCGCACGCGAACAGCAGAAGCTGCAACGAATGACGGAAGTCATGCAGCAATTTCGCATCACCGCTCCCGCTCCCGGCATCGTGGTATACTATCGAGAATGGAACGGGAAAAAGAGGACGGTTGGCTCGCAGATCAACGAGTGGAGTCCGACCGTGGCAACCATCCCCGACCTCGATACGATGGAATCGGTCACGTACGTGAACGAGGTGGATATCCAAAAGATCAAGGTGGGAATGCAGGTCCGATTGGGACTCGACTCCGACCCGAGCAAGAAGTATACCGGCGAAGTGACGAGCGTTGCCAATATCGGCGAACAACGCCCGAACTCCGACTCCAAGGTGTTTGAGGTTCGCATACTCATCCGCGAGAAAGACACCACGCTTCGCCCTTCGATGACGACGAGCAACACGATCTATGTCTCGACGTTGCCGAACAAGCTCTATGTCCCGCTGGAGTGTCTGCACCCTGAGGGCTCGCAAACGTTTGTCTATAAAAAGGACGGTGGGCAGATCGTAAAACAACAAGTACAGGTCGGAGAAACGAATGAGAACGAAGCAACGATAGTCCAGGGGCTAAGTGAAAAAGACCGGGTATTTCTCTCCGTACCGTCAGAAGAGAGGCGACGAAGTGCGACCGTTCGTACACTCCCCAAGATTGATTCTGCCAAGACTACCCAACCGAGCTGA
- a CDS encoding cupin domain-containing protein: MLLAQPYGSIEWLVNGELGNAAELSVARMIIAPGATSASHSHSNCEEAAYVIRGAVEEVIGDEVFGMVAGQCAVAPRGIPHYFRNVGSADAEVLLFFSSAHRAYEQHD, translated from the coding sequence GTGCTTCTCGCGCAACCCTACGGCTCTATCGAATGGCTCGTAAACGGTGAACTCGGCAATGCGGCGGAGTTGTCCGTTGCCCGAATGATCATCGCGCCGGGTGCCACGAGTGCTTCTCACTCGCATTCGAATTGCGAAGAAGCGGCATATGTAATCCGTGGGGCCGTCGAAGAGGTCATCGGTGACGAGGTATTTGGCATGGTTGCGGGGCAGTGCGCTGTCGCGCCGCGCGGCATCCCGCATTATTTTCGGAATGTTGGGTCGGCCGACGCCGAAGTCCTCCTGTTCTTCTCGAGCGCACACCGCGCATACGAGCAGCACGATTGA
- a CDS encoding DUF2442 domain-containing protein, with amino-acid sequence MKRQHPQITTNSEISVVDAAYVDGFRIQVVFSDGTKRVVDLDMFLSNAPNPLYKKYRRKSEFKKFEIINGNLNWNDYEMIFPVWDLYLGMIS; translated from the coding sequence ATGAAAAGGCAACATCCACAGATTACAACTAACTCCGAAATCAGCGTAGTCGATGCAGCATACGTTGATGGATTCCGTATTCAGGTTGTATTTTCTGATGGCACCAAGCGTGTCGTTGATCTTGATATGTTCCTTTCGAATGCTCCAAACCCTCTTTATAAGAAGTATCGTCGCAAGTCGGAGTTTAAGAAGTTTGAGATTATCAATGGCAATCTGAACTGGAATGACTATGAGATGATCTTTCCCGTTTGGGACTTATACTTGGGTATGATTTCTTAA
- a CDS encoding DUF4160 domain-containing protein: protein MPKLYEYFGIVVFFYANEHEPVHVHGEYQGSESKAEILLVNGEITSIRILRVPGRRPLRGSHLAHFKELVEHEAANIVKSWIDFFVLGKSVKSRKISRSLK from the coding sequence ATGCCGAAACTCTACGAGTATTTTGGAATTGTCGTGTTTTTCTACGCGAACGAACACGAGCCTGTACATGTGCACGGCGAGTATCAAGGTAGTGAGAGCAAGGCAGAGATCTTACTTGTCAATGGTGAGATTACGTCGATACGAATTCTACGTGTGCCGGGGCGACGTCCGTTGCGAGGAAGTCATCTTGCGCATTTCAAAGAGTTGGTAGAACACGAGGCTGCAAATATCGTCAAGAGTTGGATTGACTTCTTTGTACTTGGGAAGTCAGTGAAGAGTCGAAAAATTAGCCGGAGCTTGAAATGA
- a CDS encoding transketolase, whose product MAKKLAPPKLTIKKKGFEKKGYGKKGFGKTDNFKPGFGKPAYAKRSVSKPAVSVKDIVLKSPAVAAPQTVSYTHEQIIADYRIAHQSRLASVLGRREVLTGKAKFGIFGDGKEVPQIAMAKAFREGDWRSGYYRDQTFMFATGTSTIQEFFAQLYAHPDVNAEPASAGRMMNGHFATRSLNEDGSWRDLTKIKNSSADISPTGGQMPRLVGLAYASKLFRNNKDLHSLTNFSRKGNEVAFGTIGNASTSEGLFWESINAAGVLKVPMVISVWDDEYGISVPAAYQTTKQSISKILDGFREENGEGYIIRVVKGWDYAALCNAYEAVVADVRKRHIPALIHVNELTQPQGHSTSGSHERYKSKERLKWEEEHDCVRKMREWMISTSVATAEQLDAIDKEDDEIVNAAKAAAWEAFLAPIRTDLVAVSATLGELASEVSLGAEVLKVKQELDAIREPLHRDVLEAARKGIRLGNIEPSQAGTTLKAWVASRIARAEDEYTSQLYSESTESALLVPEVKPMFTDASPSINGSEIMRACFDAAFARDQKVFAIGEDIGKIGDVNKGFDGIQEQYGEIRITDTGIREATILGQGIGAAMRGLRPIVEIQYLDYLLFALQTMSDDLATVRWRTKGGQKAPVIVRTRGHRLEGVWHSGSPMGMILGSLRGMYVLVPRNMTQAAGFYNTMLASDDTALIVEVLNGYRLKERLPDNIGEHTLPLGVPEVLSEGTDVTLVTYGACCRVAQEAVAELAKFGISVELIDVQSLIPFDRHGMISQSLAKTNRIVFLDEDVPGGATAYMLQEVLEKQEGYKHLDSAPLTITSKAHRPAYGSDGDYFSKPNTDDIFRCIYQLMSESNPAKWPMFW is encoded by the coding sequence ATGGCAAAAAAGCTTGCGCCGCCGAAGTTGACCATCAAAAAGAAGGGCTTCGAGAAGAAAGGATATGGGAAAAAGGGATTCGGGAAGACGGATAACTTTAAACCGGGCTTCGGGAAACCTGCGTACGCGAAACGCTCGGTTAGCAAACCGGCCGTTTCCGTGAAGGATATTGTCCTCAAATCCCCGGCTGTCGCTGCGCCGCAGACGGTATCCTATACGCACGAGCAGATCATCGCCGATTACCGCATCGCACACCAGTCGCGGTTGGCGAGTGTGCTCGGCCGGCGCGAGGTGCTCACCGGCAAGGCAAAGTTCGGCATCTTCGGGGACGGCAAGGAAGTCCCACAGATCGCCATGGCCAAAGCATTTCGCGAGGGCGACTGGCGCTCGGGTTATTACCGTGACCAAACGTTTATGTTTGCGACCGGTACGAGCACGATCCAGGAGTTTTTCGCCCAGCTCTACGCTCATCCGGACGTCAACGCAGAGCCCGCATCCGCCGGCCGCATGATGAACGGCCATTTTGCTACGCGCTCGCTCAATGAGGACGGATCATGGCGCGATCTGACGAAGATCAAGAATTCGTCAGCCGACATTTCACCAACCGGCGGACAAATGCCGCGTCTGGTGGGACTTGCCTACGCGTCGAAGCTTTTTCGCAATAACAAGGATCTACATTCGCTTACGAACTTCTCACGCAAAGGCAATGAGGTTGCGTTCGGTACGATCGGTAATGCGAGCACGTCCGAAGGGTTGTTCTGGGAATCGATCAATGCGGCAGGCGTACTGAAGGTCCCGATGGTAATTTCCGTATGGGATGACGAGTATGGCATTTCCGTCCCAGCTGCGTATCAAACGACGAAGCAGTCTATTTCCAAGATTCTCGACGGCTTCCGCGAGGAGAATGGCGAAGGATACATCATTCGCGTTGTAAAGGGATGGGACTACGCCGCCCTCTGCAATGCATACGAAGCGGTCGTCGCTGACGTTCGCAAGCGACATATACCCGCGCTAATCCATGTGAATGAACTTACCCAGCCGCAGGGCCACTCCACGTCGGGCTCGCACGAGCGCTACAAGTCGAAAGAGCGTCTGAAATGGGAAGAGGAGCACGATTGTGTGCGCAAGATGCGTGAGTGGATGATCTCAACTTCGGTTGCGACGGCAGAGCAACTCGATGCCATCGACAAAGAGGACGACGAGATCGTCAATGCTGCAAAGGCAGCCGCATGGGAAGCATTTCTTGCTCCCATCCGTACGGATCTCGTGGCGGTGAGCGCGACGCTTGGCGAGCTTGCGAGTGAAGTATCGCTTGGCGCTGAAGTACTGAAAGTGAAGCAGGAGCTTGACGCCATTCGCGAACCGTTGCACCGCGATGTGCTTGAAGCGGCGCGCAAGGGAATACGACTCGGGAATATCGAGCCGAGTCAGGCAGGCACCACGTTAAAAGCCTGGGTTGCTTCTCGTATCGCCCGCGCAGAAGACGAGTACACATCGCAACTCTATAGCGAGTCGACAGAATCGGCATTGCTTGTCCCGGAAGTGAAGCCCATGTTTACCGATGCCTCGCCTTCGATCAATGGTAGCGAAATCATGCGCGCATGCTTTGATGCTGCGTTCGCACGCGACCAGAAAGTGTTCGCCATCGGCGAGGATATCGGAAAGATCGGCGACGTCAACAAAGGCTTCGACGGCATTCAGGAACAGTACGGCGAGATTCGCATTACCGACACCGGCATCCGCGAAGCGACGATCCTCGGGCAGGGCATCGGCGCCGCAATGCGTGGTTTGCGGCCAATCGTCGAGATCCAATACCTCGATTACCTGCTGTTTGCATTACAGACCATGTCGGATGATCTCGCGACCGTCCGCTGGCGCACCAAGGGCGGGCAGAAGGCGCCGGTCATTGTTCGTACGCGCGGCCATCGCCTGGAAGGAGTATGGCATAGCGGTTCGCCGATGGGGATGATTCTCGGTTCGCTTCGAGGAATGTATGTGCTGGTTCCGCGCAACATGACGCAGGCTGCCGGATTTTACAATACAATGCTTGCATCCGACGACACGGCGCTCATTGTGGAAGTGCTCAACGGATACCGTCTCAAAGAACGCCTGCCGGATAACATCGGAGAGCACACACTTCCGCTCGGTGTGCCGGAAGTATTGAGCGAAGGAACGGACGTTACGCTTGTCACGTACGGTGCATGCTGTCGCGTGGCGCAGGAAGCGGTGGCCGAGCTCGCGAAGTTCGGTATCTCGGTCGAGCTGATCGACGTGCAGTCACTGATTCCGTTCGATCGCCATGGAATGATTTCGCAGTCGCTCGCCAAGACCAATCGCATTGTCTTCCTCGACGAGGATGTGCCCGGTGGTGCGACGGCATATATGCTGCAGGAAGTGCTGGAAAAGCAGGAAGGGTACAAACATCTCGACTCGGCACCGCTCACGATCACGTCGAAGGCGCACCGTCCGGCATATGGCTCCGACGGAGACTATTTCTCGAAGCCGAACACCGACGATATCTTCCGTTGCATCTACCAGCTCATGAGCGAATCGAACCCGGCGAAGTGGCCGATGTTCTGGTGA
- a CDS encoding putative sulfate exporter family transporter: protein MNRIIFILAVVFCLTPWASPPIALALGIAIALTVGHPFAKHNSKATKILLQVSVVGLGFSMNFGNVLEAGRSGILFTIVTIFGTLGLGYLIGKWLKIEPKTSHLISSGTAICGGSAIAAVGPVMDAGEKEMSVALGTVFVLNSIALFIFPIIGHYFQLTQTQFGIWAAIAIHDTSSVVGAAAKFGDEALKIATTVKLARALWIVPLALATSFLFKSSKKSIKIPYFIFLFVIASVVRTYVDLGPTIYDGLVSTAKTGLVLTLFLIGSGLSRKTLKSVGIRPFVEGVLLWIVIGSVSLWAVLAFAQ from the coding sequence GTGAACCGGATCATCTTCATTCTTGCCGTCGTCTTTTGTCTGACTCCTTGGGCATCTCCTCCGATTGCGTTGGCTCTTGGCATCGCGATCGCGCTGACAGTTGGTCATCCATTCGCCAAACACAATAGCAAGGCAACGAAGATCTTGTTGCAGGTTTCGGTCGTCGGGTTGGGCTTCAGTATGAACTTTGGAAATGTCCTCGAAGCAGGACGTTCGGGAATATTGTTCACGATTGTTACGATCTTCGGGACGCTCGGCCTTGGGTATCTCATCGGTAAATGGCTGAAGATCGAGCCCAAGACGTCGCACCTCATTTCCAGTGGCACAGCGATTTGCGGAGGAAGTGCGATCGCAGCGGTCGGTCCGGTGATGGATGCGGGCGAAAAGGAAATGTCCGTGGCGCTCGGGACGGTATTCGTTCTGAATTCGATCGCGTTGTTTATCTTTCCAATCATCGGCCACTACTTTCAACTCACGCAAACACAGTTCGGTATCTGGGCAGCGATTGCGATTCACGACACGAGTTCTGTCGTTGGCGCCGCAGCAAAGTTCGGCGACGAAGCACTGAAAATCGCAACCACCGTGAAACTTGCACGTGCGCTCTGGATCGTGCCGCTCGCGCTTGCGACCTCCTTCCTATTCAAAAGTTCGAAGAAGTCGATAAAAATACCGTATTTTATATTCCTATTCGTGATCGCCTCGGTCGTGCGGACGTATGTCGACCTCGGGCCGACGATCTACGATGGTCTTGTATCCACCGCCAAGACCGGGTTGGTGTTGACGCTCTTCTTGATCGGCAGCGGACTCTCGCGCAAGACGCTGAAGTCCGTCGGCATTCGGCCGTTCGTCGAGGGCGTATTGTTATGGATTGTGATTGGTAGCGTTTCCCTTTGGGCCGTCTTGGCCTTTGCGCAGTAG
- a CDS encoding DUF721 domain-containing protein, whose translation MKFPKSITDVLERTLHTYGLQENAKRYEALTHWREIVGDKVADIAVPERIKGNSIIVRVESSVWKYELTMRSHEILQKIHSFTGSDELTEIVWR comes from the coding sequence ATGAAATTCCCAAAGTCGATTACCGATGTTCTCGAGCGCACACTGCATACCTATGGGTTGCAGGAGAATGCGAAGCGCTATGAAGCGCTGACGCATTGGCGCGAGATCGTCGGGGATAAAGTTGCCGACATTGCCGTCCCCGAACGCATCAAAGGGAATTCCATCATCGTGCGTGTCGAGTCCTCCGTCTGGAAATATGAATTGACGATGCGCAGCCACGAGATACTGCAAAAGATACATTCCTTCACCGGTTCGGACGAGTTGACCGAGATCGTCTGGCGGTAG
- a CDS encoding T9SS type A sorting domain-containing protein, producing the protein MASTYGVEPYRITNAGIAIEKYLIADSNCDDRGLRDQLQFDIDARYNTWLRNGAVPGQLDTIDPSLDTLGLGFLLTRSVNDPLPSVAGLGLGACSSSPNPFTQDLSLNVTLNRMTYVSVSIYDPLGRMVWGDAKGRSLDPGLHTIHIDGTGLPSGTLYARISTGFGEVKTVKLVHQE; encoded by the coding sequence ATGGCAAGCACGTACGGCGTTGAACCGTACCGGATCACAAATGCCGGAATCGCAATCGAAAAGTACTTAATAGCTGACTCGAACTGCGACGATCGGGGATTACGCGATCAGCTTCAATTTGACATCGATGCACGATACAATACCTGGCTTCGCAACGGCGCCGTTCCAGGTCAGTTAGATACGATCGACCCAAGCCTCGACACGCTTGGTCTTGGCTTCCTGCTGACACGTTCGGTGAACGACCCATTGCCATCTGTAGCAGGACTCGGATTGGGTGCATGCAGTAGTTCTCCAAATCCGTTCACGCAAGACCTCTCGTTGAACGTCACGCTCAACCGCATGACCTACGTATCCGTCTCGATCTACGACCCATTGGGCCGAATGGTCTGGGGCGACGCCAAGGGCCGCTCGCTCGATCCGGGGTTGCACACCATCCACATCGATGGCACTGGCTTGCCGAGCGGTACACTCTACGCCCGCATCTCGACCGGCTTTGGCGAGGTGAAGACGGTGAAGCTGGTGCATCAGGAGTAG